From a single Sporosarcina oncorhynchi genomic region:
- a CDS encoding RDD family protein, which translates to MTDHIEHTEETAQIPEPIRTPVYETVQSEQFRPKFAGFWTRFWAYLIDLIIVSSISGILIKPLFRIVDFPISNPGFLLFSPYKVVLLMLFLTYFAVMTKVFSQTVGKMILGIKVIRTDNSNLTWGNILFREVIGRFISKLLTIPYLLVIFMPKKEALHDLFADTYVIHEQAFEKEVVTYKREREGDELQGGTIV; encoded by the coding sequence ATGACGGATCATATTGAGCATACAGAAGAGACGGCACAAATTCCTGAACCTATTCGGACACCTGTTTACGAAACCGTTCAATCAGAACAGTTCAGACCGAAATTTGCTGGCTTCTGGACGCGTTTTTGGGCATATTTAATCGATTTGATCATTGTTTCTTCAATCAGCGGAATTCTCATCAAACCGCTTTTCAGAATAGTTGACTTTCCGATTAGCAACCCGGGATTCCTATTATTCAGTCCGTATAAAGTCGTTTTACTCATGTTGTTCCTCACTTATTTTGCTGTTATGACCAAAGTTTTCAGTCAAACAGTCGGCAAAATGATTTTGGGCATCAAAGTGATACGTACTGATAATAGCAATTTGACGTGGGGGAATATTCTATTCCGCGAAGTGATTGGCCGTTTTATATCCAAACTGCTGACCATTCCTTATTTGCTCGTAATCTTCATGCCAAAAAAGGAAGCGCTACATGATCTATTTGCAGATACTTACGTCATTCATGAACAGGCTTTCGAAAAGGAAGTCGTGACATATAAGCGAGAACGTGAGGGTGATGAGTTGCAAGGCGGAACAATTGTTTAG
- a CDS encoding alpha/beta-type small acid-soluble spore protein, producing MPNNNSGNSNQLLVPGVQQAIDQMKYEIAQEFGVQLGPDASSRANGSVGGEITKRLVRQAQSQMNGYQK from the coding sequence ATGCCAAACAACAACAGCGGTAATTCAAACCAACTCCTCGTTCCAGGAGTACAACAAGCTATTGACCAAATGAAATATGAAATTGCACAAGAATTTGGTGTACAACTTGGACCTGATGCTTCATCGCGTGCCAACGGATCCGTCGGCGGAGAAATTACTAAGCGATTAGTGCGTCAAGCTCAATCACAAATGAACGGTTATCAGAAATAA
- the mbcS gene encoding acyl-CoA synthetase MbcS: protein MNREELLAPEKYNIVSEFEKYANGIKKRALIHVNSSGHEKVVTYDELMESANKVANVFTENGLQKGDVILIMVPRLIEAYSTYIGALKAGIIVIPSSEMLRATDVEYRLEHSGAKAIVAYEAFTDQLESVGNLQDVQLFVIGKAEKGQKSLTTLMENASAEFKTVDTRNTDMAFLSYTSGTTGKPKGVVHTHAWGYAHLRTTAPNWLGIKESDVVWATAAPGWQKWVWTPFLSVLGSGSTGLIYDGKFDINVYFKMIKKYQVNVLCCTPTEYRFMAKAGNLAEQDLSTLRSAVSAGEPLNREVIDIFRNTFDLSVRDGYGQTENTLLVGTMLGMEARPGSMGKPTPGNRVEIINDEGNPVSAGEVGDIAVHISTPALFKEYLNDPERTKMQFRNEYYVTGDRAKIDEDGYFWFEGRGDDIIISSGYTIGPFEVEDALTKHPSVRECAVVGSPDEARGSIVKAFIVLRDGAMEPDVKLVTELQEHVKRLTAPYKYPRKIEFVEELPKTASGKIMRVQLRQNEQNN, encoded by the coding sequence ATGAATAGAGAAGAATTATTAGCTCCGGAAAAATATAATATTGTATCTGAATTCGAAAAATATGCAAATGGAATTAAAAAACGAGCTTTGATCCACGTAAATTCATCAGGCCACGAAAAAGTCGTCACTTATGATGAACTTATGGAATCAGCTAACAAAGTGGCAAATGTTTTTACTGAAAACGGTCTACAAAAAGGCGATGTTATCCTCATTATGGTGCCCAGACTCATCGAGGCTTACAGTACATATATTGGCGCTCTCAAAGCAGGCATCATTGTCATACCGAGCTCTGAAATGTTAAGGGCGACAGACGTGGAGTATAGATTGGAGCATAGTGGGGCAAAAGCAATTGTTGCTTATGAAGCTTTTACGGATCAACTGGAATCCGTCGGAAATTTACAGGATGTGCAGTTATTCGTTATCGGTAAAGCGGAGAAGGGGCAGAAATCATTAACGACATTAATGGAAAATGCATCGGCAGAATTCAAAACTGTAGATACAAGGAATACAGATATGGCATTCTTATCTTACACATCAGGTACGACGGGAAAACCGAAAGGTGTAGTCCATACACATGCTTGGGGATACGCCCATTTAAGAACGACAGCGCCGAATTGGCTAGGCATAAAAGAAAGTGACGTAGTTTGGGCAACAGCTGCACCTGGTTGGCAAAAATGGGTGTGGACACCTTTTTTATCCGTCCTTGGAAGTGGCTCAACGGGGCTGATCTATGATGGCAAGTTTGACATAAATGTCTATTTTAAGATGATCAAAAAATATCAAGTAAATGTCCTTTGCTGTACGCCTACGGAATACCGTTTCATGGCAAAGGCTGGGAATCTTGCAGAACAAGATCTGTCTACATTACGAAGTGCTGTATCTGCAGGAGAACCGCTGAACAGAGAAGTCATCGATATCTTCCGAAATACGTTCGATTTATCGGTTCGAGACGGTTATGGGCAGACGGAAAACACACTGCTCGTTGGAACGATGCTCGGAATGGAAGCTAGGCCAGGCTCGATGGGTAAGCCGACGCCGGGCAATCGGGTGGAAATTATAAACGATGAAGGTAATCCTGTTTCTGCAGGAGAAGTAGGGGATATAGCTGTTCATATATCGACTCCAGCGTTATTTAAAGAATATCTGAACGATCCCGAACGGACGAAGATGCAATTCAGGAATGAGTATTATGTTACAGGTGACAGAGCGAAAATTGATGAAGACGGCTATTTCTGGTTTGAAGGCCGCGGCGATGACATTATCATCAGTTCAGGATATACTATTGGACCATTCGAAGTCGAAGATGCACTGACGAAGCATCCATCAGTCCGGGAATGCGCGGTTGTAGGCAGTCCGGATGAGGCGAGAGGCAGTATCGTCAAAGCATTTATTGTGTTGCGGGACGGGGCAATGGAACCAGACGTGAAACTAGTCACGGAATTACAAGAACATGTGAAGAGACTGACTGCTCCGTATAAATACCCAAGAAAAATCGAATTTGTTGAAGAGTTGCCGAAAACTGCTTCAGGGAAGATTATGCGTGTGCAGCTTCGCCAAAATGAACAAAACAACTGA
- a CDS encoding alpha/beta-type small acid-soluble spore protein: MPNNNSGNSNQLLVPGVQQALDQMKYEIAQEFGVQLGPDASSRANGSVGGEITKRLVRQAQSQMNGYQK, translated from the coding sequence ATGCCAAACAACAACAGCGGTAATTCAAACCAACTCCTCGTTCCAGGAGTACAACAAGCTCTTGACCAAATGAAATATGAAATTGCACAAGAATTTGGTGTACAACTTGGACCTGATGCATCATCGCGTGCCAACGGATCCGTCGGCGGAGAAATTACTAAGCGATTAGTGCGTCAAGCTCAATCACAAATGAACGGTTACCAAAAATAA
- the sppA gene encoding signal peptide peptidase SppA has protein sequence MAIKRVVAIGVASILVFISIGVNSLSYIFTRDFNSIFEDLTAANAGYEEVLIEQGTGRDRIAVLSLNGVIQDTGAGSLFGAVGYNHQMFMSQLYDVLEDPSVKGVVLSVDTPGGGVLESSDIYDTIRAIQIEKEIPIYVSMGGMAASGGYYVSAPAEKIFVHPETITGSIGVIMESINYAKLADKVGIDFNTIKTGPYKDMMSSSREMTKEERNMLQEMINDSYDRFVDIIAEGRHMTTAQVKKVADGRVMNGRQAIEAGLADDFGKIGDVIDAIKVDHELENATVFEYSPMDSFSSLFGVKVGSFFGRDVESELIAKILTDHNAPRMMYLYGER, from the coding sequence ATGGCAATAAAACGCGTAGTGGCAATCGGCGTTGCGTCCATATTGGTTTTTATATCAATAGGAGTCAACTCGCTGTCATACATATTCACAAGAGACTTCAATAGTATATTTGAAGATCTTACTGCAGCCAATGCAGGTTATGAAGAAGTACTCATCGAGCAAGGAACAGGCCGCGACCGAATAGCTGTCCTTTCCTTAAATGGTGTCATCCAGGATACAGGTGCTGGATCATTATTCGGAGCAGTCGGCTACAACCATCAGATGTTCATGTCTCAACTGTATGATGTTTTAGAAGATCCGTCTGTGAAAGGCGTCGTTTTGTCTGTCGATACGCCTGGCGGAGGTGTGCTGGAGTCGTCGGACATCTATGATACAATCCGGGCAATCCAAATTGAAAAAGAAATTCCAATCTACGTCTCAATGGGTGGAATGGCTGCTTCAGGCGGTTATTATGTGTCAGCCCCTGCTGAAAAAATCTTCGTCCATCCTGAAACAATTACTGGTTCGATTGGTGTCATTATGGAAAGTATCAACTATGCAAAACTTGCGGATAAAGTGGGAATCGATTTCAATACGATTAAAACAGGTCCGTACAAAGATATGATGAGTAGTTCCCGTGAAATGACGAAAGAAGAACGAAATATGCTCCAAGAGATGATCAATGACTCTTATGATCGTTTTGTCGATATCATCGCTGAAGGCCGCCATATGACAACTGCACAAGTGAAAAAGGTTGCGGATGGCCGAGTTATGAATGGGAGACAGGCAATCGAAGCAGGTCTTGCGGATGACTTCGGCAAAATCGGTGATGTAATCGATGCCATCAAAGTGGATCATGAATTAGAAAATGCAACGGTTTTCGAATATTCACCAATGGATAGTTTCAGTTCACTATTTGGAGTGAAAGTCGGTAGTTTCTTCGGTCGTGATGTGGAATCAGAATTGATTGCTAAAATACTGACTGATCACAATGCACCACGCATGATGTATCTATATGGTGAAAGATAA
- the thiI gene encoding tRNA uracil 4-sulfurtransferase ThiI, which yields MEWHEILIRYGEISLKGRNRSLFVRKLKNNIKSAMLDLKSIQLHAERDRMFLVAESSDDLQQAIFRLPHVFGIQSFSPVAQCSADLESIQQKAVEVIGSAETEGKTFKVEVKRQDKDFPMVTSEIQREVGGYVLSKFPGLVVQMKKPDIVLLVDIRKEGAFLTSEVIKGAGGMPVGSNGNSLLMLSGGIDSPVAGYQMMKRGMSIDAIHFASPPYTSELAQRKVMDLTERLCSFGASVRLHVIPFTELQQAIVKQIPANLSMTTTRRMMLKVADLVREEIKANGLITGESLGQVASQTLESMTVINEVTSTPILRPLIAMDKLEIIAIAQQIGTYDISIRPYEDCCTIFTPSSPKTKPKLEKVHYYESFFDFNPLIEEAVRNRTVIEASELIEDVEAFDSLL from the coding sequence ATGGAGTGGCATGAAATATTAATACGTTATGGCGAAATATCGTTAAAAGGTCGAAATCGCAGTCTGTTTGTGCGTAAACTAAAAAATAATATAAAAAGTGCGATGCTTGACTTGAAATCGATTCAATTGCATGCAGAGCGTGATCGCATGTTTCTAGTTGCAGAGAGTTCGGATGATCTTCAACAGGCAATTTTTCGGTTGCCACATGTTTTTGGAATCCAATCATTCAGTCCAGTCGCGCAGTGTTCTGCAGATTTGGAGAGCATCCAACAAAAAGCAGTTGAAGTGATTGGGTCTGCAGAAACGGAAGGCAAGACATTCAAAGTTGAAGTTAAACGGCAAGACAAAGATTTTCCGATGGTGACTTCTGAAATTCAACGGGAAGTCGGAGGTTATGTGCTGAGTAAATTCCCAGGATTGGTTGTTCAAATGAAAAAACCAGATATCGTGTTGCTTGTCGATATCCGTAAAGAAGGTGCATTCCTTACATCCGAAGTGATCAAGGGAGCGGGCGGTATGCCTGTAGGTTCAAATGGGAACTCTCTACTGATGTTATCTGGAGGTATTGACAGTCCGGTTGCAGGCTATCAAATGATGAAGCGTGGGATGTCGATTGATGCAATTCACTTTGCAAGCCCACCATATACAAGCGAACTGGCTCAGCGGAAAGTAATGGATCTGACTGAAAGATTATGTTCATTCGGTGCATCTGTCAGACTTCATGTCATTCCATTCACGGAGCTTCAGCAAGCGATTGTGAAGCAAATTCCAGCCAATCTTTCGATGACGACAACAAGAAGAATGATGCTGAAGGTCGCGGATCTTGTGAGAGAAGAAATTAAGGCGAACGGTCTCATTACAGGGGAAAGTCTTGGGCAAGTTGCTAGCCAGACACTCGAAAGCATGACAGTTATCAATGAAGTGACATCTACACCGATCTTGCGTCCTCTCATCGCGATGGATAAACTTGAAATCATAGCGATAGCACAACAAATTGGAACGTATGATATATCAATAAGGCCATATGAAGACTGCTGCACGATTTTCACACCTTCCAGTCCGAAAACAAAACCGAAGCTAGAGAAGGTGCACTACTATGAAAGCTTCTTCGACTTCAATCCATTGATTGAAGAAGCCGTTCGAAATCGAACAGTTATTGAAGCGTCGGAGTTGATCGAAGACGTTGAAGCGTTCGATAGTCTGTTGTGA
- the rarD gene encoding EamA family transporter RarD, which translates to MNNEKSGALWVVGSFLIWGFMPIYWKHLDHVQSAEILTGRIVWAFIFTFLAVMIVRDGRRLMADFKELWKNKKQFWGLYLASLLITTNWFIYIWAVNHEFIVQTSLGYYINPLVSVLLGVFFLKEKLSNAQKTAFLLAVAGVTILTISYGKIPWIAIGLALSFSFYGFIKKSIRLDALRGLAIETFFIVPFAAGYYIWLFVRKDAVFLHSDFKTDILLILTGIATALPLVMYAKGVQMIPLYVAGFIQYIAPTMMLILGVFMYKESFGKMEFLSFSIIWTALIIFTISKVYESVLVRRNAHTLENSR; encoded by the coding sequence ATGAACAATGAAAAGAGCGGTGCACTATGGGTCGTTGGGTCTTTTTTGATCTGGGGTTTCATGCCGATTTATTGGAAGCATTTAGATCATGTGCAAAGTGCAGAGATTTTAACGGGACGAATCGTGTGGGCATTCATTTTCACCTTCTTAGCAGTAATGATTGTGAGAGATGGCAGACGGCTAATGGCCGATTTTAAAGAGTTATGGAAAAACAAAAAACAGTTTTGGGGCCTTTATCTAGCTTCATTACTTATTACGACAAATTGGTTTATCTACATATGGGCAGTCAATCATGAATTTATTGTCCAGACAAGTTTAGGCTATTACATAAACCCTCTTGTCTCAGTCCTGCTCGGTGTCTTCTTCTTGAAAGAGAAACTGTCGAACGCACAAAAAACGGCATTTCTCCTTGCTGTTGCAGGGGTCACCATTTTAACCATTTCATATGGGAAAATACCGTGGATTGCCATCGGACTTGCGTTATCGTTTTCATTTTATGGGTTCATCAAGAAAAGTATCCGTTTGGATGCCTTGCGCGGATTGGCGATTGAAACATTCTTTATTGTGCCATTTGCAGCTGGCTATTATATTTGGTTATTCGTAAGAAAAGACGCTGTATTTCTGCATTCTGATTTCAAAACGGATATACTGCTTATCTTAACTGGAATCGCAACTGCACTACCCCTTGTCATGTATGCAAAGGGTGTTCAGATGATACCATTATATGTGGCTGGTTTCATCCAATATATTGCCCCTACAATGATGCTTATTCTTGGTGTTTTCATGTACAAAGAATCATTTGGCAAAATGGAGTTTCTATCTTTTTCAATCATTTGGACTGCGCTGATCATATTCACTATTTCTAAAGTGTATGAATCTGTTTTGGTAAGAAGAAATGCCCATACATTAGAAAACAGTCGATAA